The segment CGTCGGGCGCTGCCTGGAATTTGTGATACAAGGCGTGCGCCGTGGCATACTCCGACAATGAGATTTGGTCGCTCTTCAGGGAGCGCAGCAGGCGGTTGGGATCAAGTTGGGGGAGAAATGGCTCCAGGCCCAGGTCGTCGCTGTGGTAAACAAACGCTTCCAATTCGACGTTGACAAACCCGGCGGCTTGCAAGGTGCGCCAGAGGCGGCGACCAATGCGCCGATTGCCGCCGCGTCGGGCCTGACCCGTCTTGGCGTAGATGGCTTGCAACTGGGGGAAGGTCGGTTCGACAATGCCCCAGAGCGCGGCGTCGATGTCGATGATGGCTAATTTGCCGCCGGGTTTGAGCAGGCGCAGGGTCTCTTTGGCGGCGGCGAGGGGGTCCGTGAGGTGTTGGAAGAGGTAGCGGGCGATGGCGAAGTCGTAGGTGTTGTCTGGCAGGCCGGTGTCGGTGACGGATGCCGGCACATACGTCACCCGCCCATCGTCCACCCCGCCCAGATATTGCGCCGCCCGCGTCAGCATCTCCCGATCTGCGTCCAGAGCCGTGATCGGACTCGTGGGTAGCCCATGCAGCAGTTGTTCCGTCACAAAACCCGGCCCGCTGCCCAACTCAATCACATTCAGCCCATCCCGCAAGCCCAGCCAGCCCAGCAGGCGTGCTTCCCGTTCCCAACTGATCAGCGTTTGCACGCGCAGCCGCGCCAACTCGCTGTCGGCGTCCTGATTTTCCTGATCGAACTCGTAAGAGGCGGATACGCTCATGAGATTGGATGGAGAGTCATGGGCAGCCCGTAATGGGGACGCAGCGTCACCAGGGCTTCGGGAACAACGGGATGCGCCGGCGCGAGACGCAGCCGGAACCGCTGGTAAATCATGGCCAGAACCAGGTGCGCTTCCACGCTGGCGAAGTGTTTGCCCAGACACAGGCGCGGCCCGCCGCTAAAAGGTAGATAGGCAAAGGTGGGGCGTTCGGCCGCTCGTTCTGGCCGGAAATGTTCCGGATCGAATCGCTCCGGGTTCTCCCAATAGCCTGGATGGCGGTGCATGGCGTAGGGGCTGACGGCCACCAGGGAGCCGGCAGGAATGTGGAAGCCGCCTATCTCGTCGTCGGCCACCGCCACCCGCGAAAGCAGCCAGATGGGCGGGTACAGGCGCATGGATTCTTCGATAATCATCCAGGAATAGGGCAAATGGGGCAGATCCTCAATCGTCGGCGTGCGGCCGCCGAGGACGGTGTTCAGTTCTTGCACCAGCCTTTCTTCGATTTCTGGGTGCTGGCTCAAGAGGTAGAAGGTCCAACTGAGGGCCTTCGCCGTGGTTTCATGTCCTGCCAGGAGCAAGGTGAGTACCTGATCGCGCACCTGTCGGTCATTCATGCGATAGCCCGTTTCCTCATCTTGCGCGACCAGGAGCATGGAAAGGAAATCTCCCCGATCTTCGGGGTGCAGCCGCCGTTCCTGAATGATCTGATGCACAATTTGTTGGA is part of the Ardenticatenales bacterium genome and harbors:
- a CDS encoding class I SAM-dependent methyltransferase codes for the protein MSVSASYEFDQENQDADSELARLRVQTLISWEREARLLGWLGLRDGLNVIELGSGPGFVTEQLLHGLPTSPITALDADREMLTRAAQYLGGVDDGRVTYVPASVTDTGLPDNTYDFAIARYLFQHLTDPLAAAKETLRLLKPGGKLAIIDIDAALWGIVEPTFPQLQAIYAKTGQARRGGNRRIGRRLWRTLQAAGFVNVELEAFVYHSDDLGLEPFLPQLDPNRLLRSLKSDQISLSEYATAHALYHKFQAAPDAYVLMVGLIACGEKG
- a CDS encoding cytochrome P450: MISAKKHPPGPETDLAVQEIRRDPLQFIMRITGEYGDIVRYRADGWAATLVNHPDYVKRVLQDNHRNYTKEGTPDFMMLKPMLGEGILTSEGESWLQQRRMAQPAFHRKRIEAFGTLMTDLTALMLDQWETQIGQPLEMVKEMTQLTLRIVARALFSYDVSSEADVFGRAVEVLNESMGHFDPTNMDVRRQFRSALITIQQIVHQIIQERRLHPEDRGDFLSMLLVAQDEETGYRMNDRQVRDQVLTLLLAGHETTAKALSWTFYLLSQHPEIEERLVQELNTVLGGRTPTIEDLPHLPYSWMIIEESMRLYPPIWLLSRVAVADDEIGGFHIPAGSLVAVSPYAMHRHPGYWENPERFDPEHFRPERAAERPTFAYLPFSGGPRLCLGKHFASVEAHLVLAMIYQRFRLRLAPAHPVVPEALVTLRPHYGLPMTLHPIS